ATAGATGGCGTTGCGTCCCTCGCCCATGGCGACGTCGAGGGCGAGGCCCTTCGGGAGGAGGTGGAAGTTCTCGATCAGGAATCGCTCCGGAGAGATCGGATGCACGTGGCGCCCGTTCCCGTCCATCCCCGACGCGACGGGTCCCGGCCAAGCCTCGATCCCGCCGCGCACGTCGAACAGGGAGGTCACGCCCTGCTCCGCGAGGAAACGGCAAGCCGAAGCGGAGCGGACGCCGTACTCGCAGATGACGGCGAGCGGGACCCCGCTGTTGGGGACCTCGCTCGCGCGACTCACGAGCTCCTGGAGGGGGATCAGCACGGACCCGGGGATGTGCTTCGCCTCGAACTCGGTCTCGGTCCGGACGTCGAGGAGCGAAAGCGGCTCGCCCATGGCGAGCCTTCGGTATAGCTCGTCTCCGTCGATCGTGTCCCAGCGCGGCGTGCGGCTCAATCGTGCTCCCCCGCGATGAC
This sequence is a window from Terriglobia bacterium. Protein-coding genes within it:
- a CDS encoding methyltransferase domain-containing protein, whose protein sequence is MSRTPRWDTIDGDELYRRLAMGEPLSLLDVRTETEFEAKHIPGSVLIPLQELVSRASEVPNSGVPLAVICEYGVRSASACRFLAEQGVTSLFDVRGGIEAWPGPVASGMDGNGRHVHPISPERFLIENFHLLPKGLALDVAMGEGRNAIYLATRGFDVDGVDVDPDAVRVARSAARRLGAPIRGVVGNVEDGTYIIPLETYDVIAVFNFLHRPLFNDIREGLKAGGVVVFQTYTTEHTRLGRPIDPAHLLRPGELKQVFDDWEILRLREEVEPAGPGRPARAIAGIVARRPAGL